In the Wyeomyia smithii strain HCP4-BCI-WySm-NY-G18 chromosome 2, ASM2978416v1, whole genome shotgun sequence genome, one interval contains:
- the LOC129720222 gene encoding uncharacterized protein LOC129720222 → MNFSNHERVSSDLTTTFNVMSSTTSGRNVQSFTEVPHSSDPVEPLAASDQHSRPDPAVGMSGGIFQDASSGKYSTVDIDLLSEEASSSSCVTLPPSAPSARCTMKDGISIYYQNVRGLRTKIDEVFIGVAESEFDIIVLTETWLDEKIYSAQLFGGNFSVFRCDRSSQNSNKSRGGGVLIAVSAGLSAYIDPIPICNTLEQIWIRVKLPHQSLSVGVIYLPPNRRGDQICIRDHIRSVEAITSNLSLCDLVLLFGDYNQSGLVWSFPMNAPPTVDSLKSRISVACASLLDGFSEQGFVQINHVTNRNSRLLDLVLVNECTFPVCCVREAAEPLTSLDADHPAIENTVQPSAPIEFVETLDENNLDFGRADFASLSAALMRVDWRRLELFENVDDAVNHFTHILKQLISDSVPVRQPPRKPPWGNAHLRRLKRLRSSALRAYSRLRCPLSKQQFSLASSNYRSYNRFLFRRYTLHKQASLRKNPKLFWSFVTSKKKEEGLPVCMFLKDEEANTSREKCELFAAHFKDTFNSVIASDAQINAAIENTPRDLLQLNIFHVTDHLVEKAIKKLKYSCSAGPDGIPSCVLKNAWLRLFDL, encoded by the coding sequence atgaatttTAGCAACCATGAACGAGTCAGCAGCGATCTTACTACCACCTTTAACGTGATGTCATCTACAACATCGGGACGCAATGTGCAAAGCTTTACGGAAGTCCCCCATTCGTCCGACCCAGTCGAGCCTCTTGCAGCCAGCGATCAACATAGCCGTCCCGATCCTGCGGTCGGAATGAGTGGTGGGATCTTCCAGGATGCCAGCTCCGGCAAGTATTCTACCGTTGACATTGATTTACTCTCTGAGGAGGCTTCATCTTCCAGTTGCGTTACTCTTCCACCATCTGCGCCATCTGCACGTTGTACAATGAAGGATGGTATATCGATTTATTACCAAAACGTTCGTGGACTACGCACTAAAATCGACGAAGTGTTCATCGGTGTGGCTGAATCCGAATTCGACATCATCGTACTGACTGAAACATGGCTAGATGAGAAAATCTACTCAGCGCAATTGTTTGGCGggaatttttcagtatttcgtTGTGACCGGAGTTCACAAAACAGCAACAAATCACGTGGCGGCGGCGTACTTATTGCTGTGTCAGCAGGATTGAGTGCATATATCGACCCTATTCCTATCTGTAACACGCTCGAGCAGATTTGGATCAGAGTGAAGCTACCGCATCAATCACTGAGTGTTGGCGTCATTTATCTGCCTCCCAACCGCAGAGGTGACCAAATTTGCATCAGGGACCACATACGTTCAGTAGAAGCAATTACCTCCAACCTTAGTCTATGTGATCTGGTATTGTTATTTGGTGATTATAATCAATCAGGTTTAGTTTGGAGCTTCCCGATGAATGCGccaccaacagttgacagcttgAAGTCTCGTATATCTGTTGCTTGTGCATCTCTCCTGGATGGTTTTAGTGAGCAGGGCTTCGTGCAGATCAATCATGTTACAAACAGAAATTCTCGCCTACTTGACTTAGTTTTGGTCAATGAATGTACGTTCCCGGTTTGCTGCGTTCGGGAAGCTGCTGAGCCATTGACTTCACTTGACGCTGACCACCCCGCAATCGAAAATACTGTTCAGCCCTCCGCACCCATTGAATTCGTTGAAACACTGGACGAAAATAACCTGGATTTTGGTAGAGCTGATTTCGCGTCCCTCAGTGCGGCACTTATGCGTGTCGATTGGCGTCGCTTAGAGTTGTTCGAAAATGTTGACGATGCGGTCAATCACTTCACACATATTTTGAAACAACTGATATCAGACTCGGTACCTGTCCGCCAACCTCCTCGAAAGCCACCTTGGGGCAATGCACATTTGCGACGCTTGAAACGTCTGAGATCTTCTGCTTTACGTGCTTACAGTAGACTACGCTGCCCACTCTCTAAACAGCAGTTCAGTTTGGCTAGTAGCAATTACCGCTCCTACAATCGTTTCTTGTTCCGACGATATACCTTGCACAAGCAAGCAAGCCTTCGTAAAAACCCGAAACTGTTCTGGTCATTTGTGACTTCTAAGAAAAAAGAGGAAGGTTTACCAGTATGCATGTTCTTAAAAGACGAAGAGGCCAACACATCGCGCGAAAAATGCGAACTTTTTGCTGCGCATTTCAAGGATACGTTTAATTCGGTCATTGCTTCAGACGCACAGATAAACGCTGCTATCGAAAACACTCCACGTGATCTCCTTCAGTTGAATATCTTCCACGTGACCGATCATCTAGTTGAAAAAGctataaaaaaactgaaatattcgTGTTCTGCTGGACCTGACGGGATTCCCTCTTGCGTTCTCAAAAATGCATGGCTGCGCTTATTCGACCTCTAG
- the LOC129721408 gene encoding zinc finger protein 22-like: MSVNHKIKASTSTNNILSANLTTVCRTCLVDEADSDTELYRIKEIYIEEESTNTQVQSFEEMLCLFVDDEIGRDSSNIPNSICMACIEKTRTAFHFFEMCRRTDVTLRECLLRNDESIKVEENKQGTDSTDDTEKYTLEVVVVDETVTESHKKISEKTIKRNVCEICCKSFSQPQTLNRHKKIHTKDSQPGKPCEYCKRLFLRSDDLRRHIRTHTNERPYACDTCPKAFKQSNELKDHKTSAHSESGQRRQFSCTICGKQLGTRNGWYVHMKVHRGEKNHNCLFCKKRFVTSGELTSHLKHIHTFEVNAEVLQCRIDGCIKNFVTKSALRFHQSKKHNV, from the exons ATGAGTGTAAATCACAAGATCAAAGCGTCGACCAGTACAAATAACATTTTGTCAGCGAATTTAACAACGGTGTGCCGAACATGCTTAGTAGATGAAGCGGACTCCGACACGGAACTGTATCGAATCAAGGAAATTTATATAGAAGAAGAATCAACCAACACACAAGTACAATCTTTTGAAGAAATGCTATGTCTGTTTGTGGATGATGAG ATTGGAAGAGACAGTTCAAATATTCCGAATAGTATTTGTATGGCTTGTATCGAAAAAACTCGTActgcttttcatttttttgaaatgTGCCGGCGAACAGATGTTACTTTAAGAGAATGCTTGTTGCGAAATGACGAATCTATTAAAGTAGAAGAAAATAAGCAGGGAACGGACTCTACAGATGATACAGAAAAGTATACTTTGGAAGTAGTTGTTGTCGATGAAACAGTTACGGAGTCAcacaaaaaaatatctgaaaaaactatCAAACGAAATGTATGTGAAATTTGCTGTAAATCATTCAGTCAGCCACAAACGTTGAATCGTCATAAAAAAATTCACACTAAGGATAGTCAACCAGGAAAGCCTTGTGAATATTGTAAACGTTTATTCCTTCGTTCTGATGATTTACGTAGGCATATAAGAACACATACTAATGAGCGACCATATGCTTGTGATACGTGTCCTAAAGCATTCAAACAGTCTAACGAACTGAAAGATCATAAAACTTCAGCCCATTCAGAATCCGGACAGCGGAGACAATTTTCTTGCACGATCTGCGGAAAGCAACTTGGTACTAGAAATGGTTGGTATGTACATATGAAGGTTCATCGCggtgaaaaaaatcataactgtTTATTTTGCAAAAAACGGTTTGTTACTTCTGGTGAACTTACATCGCATCTGAAGCATATACATACCTTTGAAGTTAACGCCGAAGTTCTGCAATGTCGCATTGATGgatgcattaaaaattttgttacaaaatcaGCATTACGTTTTCATCAGAGCAAAAAACATAATGTTTAA
- the LOC129721409 gene encoding zinc finger protein 595-like, with protein MTLIEYDNNHLLEHFENVCRFCLSQDHCIEILNNGINQSLIGASDFIISKVDENDGLPNKICQRCFKCALDFAELEARCKETYEVLQQIIEQRTEYTTDKNFTARISRQNTFRDQDEIYTNESEIIECENVNLENFEVADDIEITSTKEGLEDKKLSVGYIKINQKNNKGKVCPICGKLVSQLSKHMPTHSAVKRYTCEYCSKSFTHDTTLRKHIRSVHLKIKRYHCEICSQSFTDRSSLRYHDVVKHKDAKNFICTICCKSYYTSTGLAQHNSLNHEQRRFKCAQCGKMFAMKYHLKEHENTHSDARPHVCALCEKSFKRVKNLNEHMLTHKRLKS; from the exons ATGACTTTGATAGAGTACGACAATAATCATCTTCTGGAACATTTCGAAAATGTTTGTCGATTTTGCCTGTCGCAAGATCATTGTATCGAAATACTAAACAATGGTATCAATCAAAGTTTGATTGGAGCATCGGATTTTATTATCTCAAAG GTTGATGAAAACGATGGTCTTCCTAATAAAATTTGTCAACGATGTTTTAAATGTGCGTTGGACTTTGCTGAACTAGAGGCTCGTTGCAAAGAAACCTATGAAGTGCTGCAGCAAATTATAGAACAGCGAACAGAGTAtacaacagataaaaattttacaGCAAGGATTTCCAGACAAAATACATTTCGAGATCAGGATGAAATTTATACTAATGAAAGTGAAATAATAGAATGTGAAAATGTGAATTTAGAAAACTTCGAAGTAGCTGATGATATAGAAATAACATCAACTAAAGAAGGTCTGGAGGATAAAAAGTTATCTGTTGGATATATTAAGATtaatcaaaaaaataacaagGGAAAAGTTTGTCCAATTTGCGGTAAATTAGTATCACAATTGAGCAAACATATGCCGACGCATTCTGCTGTTAAACGCTACACCTGCGAATATTGTTCCAAATCATTTACTCATGATACCACGCTGAGAAAACATATTCGGTCGGTTCATTTGAAAATCAAACGGTATCATTGTGAGATTTGCTCACAAAGTTTCACTGATCGCAGTTCGTTACGTTATCATGATGTAGTGAAGCATAAAGATGCCAAAAATTTTATATGTACCATCTGCTGCAAATCCTACTACACTTCAACAGGTCTCGCCCAACATAATAGTCTGAATCATGAACAACGAAGGTTTAAATGTGCGCAGTGTGGAAAGATGTTTGCCATGAA GTATCATCTCAAAGAACACGAAAATACTCATTCTGATGCGAGACCTCACGTATGTGCCCTTTGCGAAAAGTCCTTTAAACGAGTGAAAAACTTGAATGAGCATATGCTGACACATAAGCGCCTTAAGTCCTGA